The nucleotide window GGTGGTGGAGCGTGACGGGATGCTGATCATGGTCGATGACGATCGCATGAAGCTTCATCCCGGGGAAAAGGTGGAGATGAAATCGGTCAGGTTCCGGACCCTGGGGTGCTACCCGCTTACCGCCGCCGTGGAGTCGACCGCCGCCACCCTGCCGGAGATCATCCAGGAGATGCTCCTGACCCGCACTTCCGAGCGGCAGGGCCGACTGATCGACCATGATCAGGCGGGATCGATGGAGAAGAAGAAGCAGGAAGGATATTTTTAGAATAACCTTCCTGCTTCTTTTGCAGCTGGAAGCTGAAAGCTTTAAGCTGGAAGAGAAGGTAGGGGCGGATGGATTTTGAGAAGTTGGAAGTCTGGAAGCGAGCGTGCCGGATTTCCGTAGAAATTTATCAAACCCTACGAGAACTAAAGGATTTCGGTTTTAAGGACCAAATTACAAGATCCTCGCTTTCGGTTGCCAGTAACATCTCTGAAGGGATGGTGCGGCCGACAGCGAATGACAAGATCAGGTTTTTGCATATAGCCAATGGGT belongs to Desulfuromonas sp. and includes:
- a CDS encoding four helix bundle protein encodes the protein MDFEKLEVWKRACRISVEIYQTLRELKDFGFKDQITRSSLSVASNISEGMVRPTANDKIRFLHIANGSCAELRTQAYIGITIGYIPEDVGRKWVRETKEISAMLMGLVKKLRD